A window of Mangifera indica cultivar Alphonso chromosome 11, CATAS_Mindica_2.1, whole genome shotgun sequence contains these coding sequences:
- the LOC123228946 gene encoding CBS domain-containing protein CBSX6-like isoform X2: MASVFIYYVVGDLTVGKPELTEVCETETLETAIKAIGDSTECGIPVWKKKSLVGIENNEMRQQRFVGILNSFDIVSFLAKAGFLEDQDKAMKTLVSEVVVPNNSLLRQVDPGTRRLDRGYDIRNFIATNLTSYNCAL; the protein is encoded by the exons ATGGCATCGGTGTTCATATACTATGTGGTGGGAGATCTGACGGTGGGGAAGCCGGAGCTGACGGAGGTTTGTGAGACGGAGACGCTGGAGACGGCGATTAAGGCGATTGGGGACTCGACGGAGTGTGGAATTCCGGTGTGGAAGAAGAAATCGCTGGTGGGGATTGAGAATAATGAGATGAGGCAACAGAGGTTTGTGGGTATTCTTAATTCTTTTGATATTGTTTCGTTTTTGGCTAAAGCTGGGTTTTTGGAGGATCAAGATAAGGCTATGAAGACTCTGGTTTCTGAGGTTGTTGTTCCTAATAATTCGCTGTTGAGACAGGTTGACCCTGGCACACG GAGGTTAGACAGAGGATATGACATCCGGAATTTTATTGCAACCAATTTGACCTCATATAATTGTGCATTGTAA
- the LOC123228946 gene encoding CBS domain-containing protein CBSX6-like isoform X1, producing MASVFIYYVVGDLTVGKPELTEVCETETLETAIKAIGDSTECGIPVWKKKSLVGIENNEMRQQRFVGILNSFDIVSFLAKAGFLEDQDKAMKTLVSEVVVPNNSLLRQVDPGTRCENDTLKSSRRDWRILTSESYKALRLKTYFLMSIKVLYLTL from the exons ATGGCATCGGTGTTCATATACTATGTGGTGGGAGATCTGACGGTGGGGAAGCCGGAGCTGACGGAGGTTTGTGAGACGGAGACGCTGGAGACGGCGATTAAGGCGATTGGGGACTCGACGGAGTGTGGAATTCCGGTGTGGAAGAAGAAATCGCTGGTGGGGATTGAGAATAATGAGATGAGGCAACAGAGGTTTGTGGGTATTCTTAATTCTTTTGATATTGTTTCGTTTTTGGCTAAAGCTGGGTTTTTGGAGGATCAAGATAAGGCTATGAAGACTCTGGTTTCTGAGGTTGTTGTTCCTAATAATTCGCTGTTGAGACAGGTTGACCCTGGCACACG TTGCGAGAATGACACCCTAAAATCTAGTCGAAGAGATTGGAGAATCCTAACTTCTGAGTCATATAAAGCCCTCCGCCTGAAGACATACTTTCTGATGAGTATCAAAGTCCTATACCTTACACTTTAG
- the LOC123228946 gene encoding CBS domain-containing protein CBSX6-like isoform X4 yields MASVFIYYVVGDLTVGKPELTEVCETETLETAIKAIGDSTECGIPVWKKKSLVGIENNEMRQQRFVGILNSFDIVSFLAKAGFLEDQDKAMKTLVSEVVVPNNSLLRQVDPGTRYR; encoded by the coding sequence ATGGCATCGGTGTTCATATACTATGTGGTGGGAGATCTGACGGTGGGGAAGCCGGAGCTGACGGAGGTTTGTGAGACGGAGACGCTGGAGACGGCGATTAAGGCGATTGGGGACTCGACGGAGTGTGGAATTCCGGTGTGGAAGAAGAAATCGCTGGTGGGGATTGAGAATAATGAGATGAGGCAACAGAGGTTTGTGGGTATTCTTAATTCTTTTGATATTGTTTCGTTTTTGGCTAAAGCTGGGTTTTTGGAGGATCAAGATAAGGCTATGAAGACTCTGGTTTCTGAGGTTGTTGTTCCTAATAATTCGCTGTTGAGACAGGTTGACCCTGGCACACG